A single region of the Solwaraspora sp. WMMD406 genome encodes:
- a CDS encoding helix-turn-helix transcriptional regulator: MAWYRRRRGLSQQVLAGLVGRTADWLGKVENNRIDLDRLSVITALADVLDVGLGDLLAEPTLLEWTGDSGTSTVPALRAALTDYHAVTQLAGSGSRDEAPDTADLRRQVDDLWSAYQGSRFGYVTSGLPALINNAHAAVDGSDGADQDQARQLLGLTYQLAATQLTKLGEADLAWIAADRGLTAVRPTGDPVIMGSLFRSVSHALHSTGRYREAVRLTEDAAAYLAPHVGTTASPALLSVYGTLMLAGSMAAARSDDASTTRTFLTAAEEAAARLGNDANHLWTAFGPTNVAIHRVATAAELGDIQVAVDLGPRIDTSALPMERRIRHALEVSRALSSWNRTDEAQAILLDAEQMAPEQVRHHYLSRQLALTWVRRQRGKPSTQLVGLARRLNVLD, encoded by the coding sequence GTGGCCTGGTATCGTCGCCGCCGTGGTCTCTCCCAACAAGTCCTGGCCGGACTTGTCGGCCGTACGGCGGACTGGCTCGGCAAGGTCGAGAACAACCGGATCGACCTCGACCGGCTGTCAGTGATCACGGCCCTCGCCGATGTCCTTGACGTCGGACTCGGTGACCTCCTGGCCGAACCAACCCTGCTGGAGTGGACAGGCGACAGCGGCACCAGCACCGTCCCCGCCCTCCGGGCAGCGCTCACCGACTACCACGCAGTCACCCAGCTCGCCGGGAGCGGCAGCCGTGACGAGGCACCCGACACGGCAGACCTCCGACGCCAGGTCGACGACCTGTGGAGCGCCTACCAGGGCTCCCGGTTCGGCTACGTCACCAGCGGTCTACCCGCGCTGATCAACAACGCACACGCGGCAGTCGACGGAAGCGACGGCGCCGACCAGGACCAGGCCCGCCAGCTGCTCGGCCTCACCTACCAACTCGCCGCCACGCAGCTCACCAAACTTGGAGAAGCTGACCTCGCGTGGATTGCCGCCGACCGCGGATTAACCGCCGTACGGCCCACCGGCGACCCCGTCATCATGGGTTCCCTGTTCCGTTCGGTGTCCCACGCGCTGCACTCCACCGGCCGATACCGCGAAGCAGTCCGCCTCACCGAGGACGCAGCCGCCTACCTCGCCCCGCACGTTGGCACCACCGCCAGCCCGGCTCTGCTCTCCGTCTACGGCACGCTGATGCTCGCGGGATCGATGGCCGCAGCCCGGTCCGATGACGCAAGCACCACCAGGACCTTCCTGACTGCCGCCGAAGAGGCCGCCGCCAGACTCGGGAACGATGCCAACCACCTTTGGACAGCATTCGGCCCCACCAACGTCGCCATCCACCGGGTAGCCACCGCCGCCGAACTCGGAGACATCCAGGTTGCCGTAGACCTCGGACCGCGCATCGACACCAGCGCACTACCGATGGAACGCCGGATACGCCACGCCCTGGAAGTCTCCCGCGCCCTCAGCTCGTGGAACCGCACCGACGAGGCACAAGCCATCCTCCTCGACGCCGAGCAGATGGCACCCGAACAGGTCCGCCACCACTACCTCAGCCGGCAACTCGCCCTCACCTGGGTACGCCGCCAGCGCGGCAAGCCCTCAACTCAACTCGTCGGCCTCGCCCGCCGGTTGAACGTGCTGGACTGA
- a CDS encoding aminotransferase class V-fold PLP-dependent enzyme: MLPYGRPCLDESDAEAVAAAVRTEWLTAGPTVRRFETELGAYLGGVGCVSVSSGTAALHTAYAAAGLRPGDEVITTPLTFVATAATAALHGARVVFADVEDATGNLDPAAVQAAVTSRTRVVTAVDYAGHPAEYGQLRKVAADAGALLIDDAAHAIGSTYRGVPVGGLADLTTFSFFPTKNLTTGEGGAVTGTDPDLLDRVRRFASHGMVRDPRRLRDRDEGGWHQEVHSFGLNYRLSDVLCGLGLNQLARLPRFKADRARLAARYHELLADLPGLRLPERRPWVDPVWHLYPVRVLDGRRREVYDRMRAAGIGVQVNYLPVYRHPVFADLGYRRGECPTAEAYYAEELSLPIHPDLGEPDQDRVVDALRVILG; the protein is encoded by the coding sequence ATGCTTCCCTACGGGCGTCCCTGTCTGGACGAGTCCGACGCCGAAGCGGTCGCGGCCGCCGTACGGACCGAGTGGCTGACCGCCGGACCGACCGTACGCCGGTTCGAGACCGAACTCGGCGCCTACCTCGGTGGGGTCGGCTGCGTCAGTGTCAGCTCCGGCACCGCCGCGCTGCACACCGCGTACGCGGCCGCCGGCCTGCGCCCCGGCGACGAGGTGATCACCACGCCGCTGACCTTCGTGGCGACGGCGGCCACCGCCGCGCTGCACGGCGCGCGGGTGGTCTTCGCCGACGTGGAGGACGCGACGGGCAACCTGGACCCGGCCGCCGTACAAGCGGCGGTGACCTCGCGGACCCGGGTGGTGACCGCCGTCGACTACGCCGGTCATCCCGCCGAGTACGGTCAGCTGCGCAAGGTGGCGGCTGATGCCGGCGCGCTGCTGATCGACGACGCGGCGCACGCGATCGGGTCGACGTACCGGGGCGTGCCGGTCGGCGGGCTCGCCGACCTGACCACCTTTTCGTTCTTCCCGACCAAGAACCTCACCACCGGTGAGGGCGGCGCGGTGACCGGCACCGACCCGGACCTGCTGGACCGGGTACGCCGGTTCGCCAGCCACGGCATGGTGCGCGACCCGCGGCGGCTGCGCGATCGCGACGAGGGCGGCTGGCACCAGGAGGTGCACAGCTTCGGCCTCAACTACCGACTCTCCGACGTGCTGTGCGGGCTCGGGCTCAACCAGCTCGCCCGGCTGCCCCGGTTCAAGGCCGACCGCGCCCGGCTGGCCGCCCGCTACCACGAACTGCTCGCCGACCTGCCGGGTCTGCGACTGCCCGAGCGGCGGCCCTGGGTCGACCCGGTCTGGCATCTCTACCCGGTACGCGTACTCGACGGCCGGCGACGCGAGGTCTACGACCGGATGCGGGCGGCGGGCATCGGCGTACAGGTCAACTACCTGCCGGTCTACCGGCATCCGGTCTTCGCCGACCTCGGCTACCGGCGAGGGGAGTGCCCGACGGCGGAGGCCTACTACGCCGAGGAGCTGTCCCTGCCGATCCACCCGGACCTAGGCGAGCCCGATCAGGATCGGGTCGTCGACGCGCTCCGGGTGATCCTGGGCTGA
- a CDS encoding sulfotransferase, whose product MRLFYIGGIGRSGSTLLERVLNELPGVCGLGEVAQVWDNGVRDNRLCGCGVPFRSCPLWSRIGEYAFGGWDNVDLDRISWLRDTVGRTRHVGSLAAPWLGHRRRSRVREYVDYHARVYTAAAVVTGARVVVDSSKDTALAYCLRWAGPADLRILHLVRDPRGVAYSWTRRVHDPESGTDVAVPMFPAARCALTWSGHNAAYDLLTRLGRRRRGAGAGRLVHRMRYEEFLADPQAAVVTLSRLAGLPATGVDLSYLSEGEAELSELHSVSGNRMRFTTGRTTLRVDDAWRTALPVAARRTVTGLCAPLLRRYGYHRPLPVLSVPSRTDAAESRLPQRQKV is encoded by the coding sequence ATGCGACTGTTCTACATCGGCGGCATCGGCCGCAGCGGCAGCACCCTGCTCGAACGGGTGCTCAACGAACTGCCCGGCGTGTGCGGGCTGGGCGAGGTCGCGCAGGTCTGGGACAACGGGGTACGGGACAACCGGCTGTGCGGCTGCGGTGTCCCGTTCCGCAGCTGTCCGCTGTGGAGCAGGATCGGCGAGTACGCGTTCGGCGGGTGGGACAACGTCGACCTCGACCGGATCTCGTGGCTGCGCGACACCGTTGGCCGTACCCGGCACGTGGGGTCGCTGGCCGCGCCGTGGCTCGGTCACCGGCGTCGGTCCCGGGTGCGCGAGTACGTCGACTACCACGCGCGCGTCTACACCGCCGCCGCGGTGGTGACCGGGGCGCGGGTCGTCGTCGACTCGTCCAAGGACACCGCGTTGGCGTACTGCCTGCGTTGGGCCGGACCGGCCGATCTGCGGATTCTGCATCTGGTGCGGGACCCGAGGGGCGTGGCGTACTCGTGGACGCGGCGGGTGCACGACCCGGAGTCCGGCACCGACGTCGCGGTCCCGATGTTTCCGGCGGCCCGGTGCGCGCTGACCTGGAGCGGGCACAACGCGGCGTACGACCTGTTGACCCGGCTTGGCCGGCGGCGCCGGGGGGCCGGCGCCGGACGGCTGGTGCACCGGATGCGGTACGAGGAGTTCCTCGCCGACCCGCAGGCGGCGGTCGTCACGTTGAGCCGACTCGCCGGCCTGCCGGCGACCGGGGTCGACCTGTCCTACCTGTCCGAAGGGGAGGCGGAGCTGAGCGAGTTGCACAGCGTCTCCGGCAACCGGATGCGGTTCACCACCGGGCGTACGACGCTTCGGGTCGACGACGCGTGGCGTACGGCGCTGCCGGTCGCCGCCCGCAGGACCGTCACCGGGTTGTGCGCGCCACTGCTGCGCCGGTACGGCTACCACCGCCCGCTGCCGGTCCTGTCCGTGCCGTCGCGGACCGATGCTGCCGAATCGCGGCTCCCACAACGGCAAAAAGTATAG
- a CDS encoding helix-turn-helix transcriptional regulator yields MDRAGLADFLRRRRAALRPADVGLVSGQRRRTPGLRREEVAALTGMSVDYYVRLEQRRGPQPSEQMLAALARTLRLTADERDHLYRLVGHNAPRRTPEDGHVAPTLLRVLDRMADTPALILSSLSEVLVANRLAVSIFGDPASRTGLARSDVYRWFTDPAARSVYPSEDHDRQGRSLVASLRVAYGAAGPGSRAGELVRALSAASGEFRALWERHEVARRFADHKTLVHPEVGDIEVDCQALFTEDQGQALLVLTPRPGSEAEEKIRLLAVLGHQDFAGTGTETVTAR; encoded by the coding sequence ATGGATCGTGCAGGGCTGGCCGACTTTCTCCGCCGTCGTCGTGCGGCGCTGCGTCCCGCCGATGTCGGCCTGGTGTCGGGTCAGCGCCGACGTACGCCCGGGTTGCGGCGCGAGGAGGTGGCGGCGTTGACCGGGATGTCGGTCGACTACTACGTACGGTTGGAGCAGCGGCGGGGGCCGCAGCCGTCGGAGCAGATGCTCGCCGCGCTCGCCCGTACGCTGCGGCTGACCGCTGACGAACGCGATCACCTGTACCGGCTGGTCGGCCACAACGCGCCGCGTCGGACACCCGAGGACGGGCATGTGGCTCCGACCTTGCTTCGGGTGCTGGACCGGATGGCGGACACTCCGGCGCTGATCCTGTCGTCGCTCAGCGAGGTGCTGGTGGCGAACCGCCTGGCGGTGTCGATCTTCGGTGATCCGGCGTCGCGGACCGGTTTGGCCCGCAGCGACGTCTACCGCTGGTTCACCGACCCGGCCGCCCGGTCGGTGTATCCGTCGGAGGATCACGACCGGCAGGGCCGTAGCTTGGTCGCTTCGCTGCGGGTGGCGTACGGCGCGGCGGGCCCCGGGTCGCGGGCCGGCGAGTTGGTACGGGCGCTGTCAGCCGCGTCGGGTGAGTTCCGCGCGCTCTGGGAGCGGCACGAGGTGGCTCGCCGGTTCGCCGACCACAAGACGCTGGTGCATCCCGAGGTCGGCGACATCGAGGTGGACTGTCAGGCGCTGTTCACCGAGGACCAGGGGCAGGCGTTGCTGGTGCTGACGCCTCGGCCGGGCAGCGAGGCGGAGGAGAAGATCCGGCTGCTCGCGGTGCTCGGGCATCAGGACTTCGCGGGTACGGGTACGGAAACGGTGACGGCCCGATAG
- a CDS encoding oligosaccharide flippase family protein, producing MIRDPVARDRRSTLALLTGSSAVQMSSNMAAALLAASVLGPHGRGLMVLGVSTAGIVPLLAGLGTGPQLRSALPAAGGTRRRDLVASYTWWSAAATAGAAVLAVAVSTMSAPLIDPALADPRYLLALALLTCGYVAHTQLPDGWYAAGLFRAGSLWAMATTLGGGLGLLVAVLVAPDVWSLLLGQGAGMLAATTAQVVALRDAGLLCFQAPTRGQLSRLLGQGCRALGLTLGLALALRLDRYVLGALTGAAAVGVYSVASTLGQVPRMVPNAIGQLVNRDAAIASGPLRPARTVAVTAVAVTAVGAVTGLVGWLVIIPLLGAEFADAGPLLAVLLVAEIAFVPYAVASRALLGAGRMGAVGLFGLAWSAVALALFLLAVQLWGAVGAAVTCVTLYAGISASSWLLLIRRISPDQGPDGPLSEASVDARQGGVDDPRSQPATPLSRV from the coding sequence GTGATCCGTGACCCGGTGGCCCGCGACCGGCGGTCCACCCTGGCCCTGCTGACCGGCTCCAGCGCCGTCCAGATGAGCAGCAACATGGCGGCGGCGCTGCTGGCCGCCAGCGTGCTCGGCCCGCACGGACGCGGGCTGATGGTGCTCGGTGTCTCCACCGCCGGCATCGTGCCGCTGCTCGCCGGACTCGGCACCGGACCGCAGCTGCGTTCGGCGTTGCCAGCGGCCGGCGGCACCCGACGACGCGATCTGGTGGCCAGCTACACCTGGTGGTCGGCGGCGGCGACAGCCGGCGCCGCCGTACTCGCCGTCGCGGTGTCGACGATGTCCGCGCCGCTGATCGACCCGGCGCTCGCCGACCCCCGCTACCTGCTCGCGCTGGCCCTGCTGACCTGCGGGTACGTCGCCCACACCCAACTACCCGACGGCTGGTACGCGGCCGGTCTGTTCCGGGCCGGCAGTCTCTGGGCGATGGCGACCACGCTTGGCGGCGGGCTCGGCCTGCTCGTCGCGGTCCTCGTCGCACCCGACGTCTGGTCGTTGCTGCTCGGCCAGGGAGCCGGCATGCTCGCGGCGACGACCGCCCAGGTCGTCGCGCTACGGGACGCCGGGCTGCTCTGCTTCCAGGCCCCGACCCGAGGCCAACTGTCGCGGCTGCTCGGTCAGGGCTGCCGTGCACTCGGCCTCACCCTCGGACTGGCGTTGGCGCTGCGACTGGACCGCTACGTCCTCGGCGCGCTCACCGGTGCGGCGGCGGTCGGCGTCTACTCGGTGGCGTCCACCCTCGGCCAGGTACCGAGAATGGTGCCGAACGCCATCGGTCAGCTCGTCAACCGGGACGCCGCGATCGCGTCCGGCCCGTTGCGTCCGGCGCGCACGGTCGCCGTGACCGCGGTCGCGGTGACCGCCGTCGGCGCGGTGACCGGGCTGGTTGGCTGGCTGGTGATCATCCCGTTGCTCGGTGCCGAGTTCGCCGACGCCGGACCGCTGCTGGCGGTGCTGCTGGTCGCCGAGATCGCGTTCGTGCCGTACGCGGTGGCCAGCCGGGCACTGCTCGGCGCCGGCCGGATGGGCGCGGTCGGTCTGTTCGGCCTGGCCTGGAGCGCCGTCGCGTTGGCGCTGTTCCTGCTGGCCGTACAGCTGTGGGGCGCGGTCGGCGCGGCGGTCACCTGCGTGACGCTGTACGCCGGGATCTCAGCGTCGTCCTGGCTGTTGCTGATCCGCCGGATCAGCCCTGACCAGGGACCGGACGGACCCCTGTCCGAGGCCTCCGTCGACGCCCGCCAGGGAGGAGTCGACGACCCGCGATCTCAGCCGGCCACCCCGCTCAGCAGAGTGTGA
- a CDS encoding CPCC family cysteine-rich protein, producing MTADQGPFVNVFRGPEHGPYACPCCGYLTLAERGSYEICPVCFWEDDGQDEHDAARVRGGPNRGLSLLDARKNFAAIAASDRRDLKHVRPPRPEEHPPAGHDGT from the coding sequence ATGACGGCTGATCAGGGACCGTTCGTCAACGTGTTCCGAGGTCCGGAGCACGGTCCGTACGCGTGTCCGTGCTGCGGCTACCTGACGTTGGCTGAGCGTGGTAGCTACGAGATCTGTCCGGTGTGCTTCTGGGAGGACGACGGCCAGGACGAACACGACGCGGCTCGGGTGCGCGGCGGCCCCAACCGAGGGCTGAGCCTGCTCGATGCCCGGAAGAACTTCGCCGCGATCGCCGCGAGCGATCGCCGCGACCTGAAACACGTACGACCGCCACGACCCGAGGAGCATCCGCCGGCTGGTCACGACGGCACCTGA
- a CDS encoding tautomerase family protein → MPYANLKVPADTLTAESKKKLQDAVTDAFVSVYGERARPTTLVIVDEVTDGGWSLGGTILDAELLGRS, encoded by the coding sequence ATGCCGTACGCCAACCTCAAGGTCCCCGCCGACACGCTTACCGCGGAGTCGAAGAAGAAGCTGCAGGACGCCGTCACGGATGCCTTCGTGTCCGTGTACGGCGAACGCGCCCGGCCGACCACCCTGGTCATCGTCGACGAGGTGACCGATGGTGGCTGGAGCCTGGGCGGCACCATCCTCGACGCCGAGCTCCTCGGCCGCAGTTGA
- a CDS encoding glycosyltransferase family 4 protein yields the protein MIQPAAPATAGSSATDSDPSASYGPVHVVHVIGTLDRGGAETLSLDMCRAIPADEVRQTFVTMGGREGSLAPRFRAAGADVVEVPQRPAVTFPWRLRRCLRQRRVDVVVSHISLFSAVVLTVAAATGVPVRIARMWSEGDGRRDTVARRLLRAVLRRLLRLVATDIVAVSDAAMAYAGRRVGMAGCRILYNSVDATRVAGGDRAAARQRWGISPDDVVIGYIGRASPEKNRPFLVDVHRAVRARTESPAVRLLIVGPSGVDDVVSAHPDVPDDPTVILGGEVDEIASVLAAADVFVLPSHWEGLPGVVLEALAAGLPVVATNLPCLREASRYVDGLTLVDLSAGPHRWAEEVTRAARSTPADRDRIQGSFVTSPFQTRHAAAQWRSLWRAESRRAETR from the coding sequence GTGATCCAGCCAGCCGCCCCGGCCACGGCGGGGTCCTCCGCGACCGACTCCGACCCGTCGGCATCGTACGGACCGGTGCACGTGGTGCACGTCATCGGCACCCTGGACCGGGGCGGCGCGGAGACGCTCTCCCTCGACATGTGCCGGGCGATCCCGGCCGACGAGGTCCGACAGACCTTCGTCACCATGGGCGGACGGGAAGGTAGCCTCGCGCCACGGTTCCGGGCCGCCGGCGCCGACGTCGTCGAAGTCCCGCAACGCCCGGCCGTCACCTTCCCGTGGCGGCTGCGGCGCTGCCTACGCCAGCGACGGGTCGACGTCGTCGTGTCGCACATCAGCCTGTTCAGCGCGGTCGTGCTGACGGTGGCCGCCGCGACGGGCGTGCCGGTACGCATCGCCCGGATGTGGAGCGAGGGGGACGGGCGCCGCGACACCGTCGCCCGTCGGCTGCTGCGCGCCGTCCTGCGCCGCCTACTGCGCCTGGTCGCCACCGACATCGTCGCGGTCAGCGACGCGGCGATGGCGTACGCCGGCCGTCGCGTCGGCATGGCCGGTTGCCGGATCCTCTACAACAGCGTCGACGCGACCCGGGTCGCCGGTGGGGACCGGGCGGCGGCGCGACAGCGGTGGGGCATATCCCCCGACGACGTGGTCATCGGCTACATCGGCCGGGCTTCCCCGGAAAAGAACCGGCCGTTCCTGGTCGACGTCCACCGTGCGGTCCGGGCCCGGACCGAATCGCCGGCTGTCCGGCTGCTCATCGTCGGCCCGTCCGGCGTCGACGACGTGGTGTCGGCCCACCCGGACGTGCCGGACGATCCGACGGTCATCCTCGGCGGGGAAGTGGACGAGATCGCCTCGGTACTCGCCGCCGCCGACGTCTTCGTCCTGCCCTCCCACTGGGAAGGGCTGCCCGGCGTGGTGCTCGAAGCGCTCGCCGCCGGCCTGCCGGTCGTCGCCACCAACCTGCCCTGCCTGCGCGAGGCGTCCCGGTACGTCGACGGACTCACCCTCGTCGACCTCTCCGCCGGACCGCACCGGTGGGCCGAGGAGGTGACCCGCGCCGCCCGCAGCACTCCCGCCGACCGCGACCGGATCCAGGGGAGCTTCGTGACCTCCCCGTTCCAGACCCGGCACGCCGCCGCGCAGTGGCGGTCGCTGTGGCGGGCCGAGAGCCGGCGGGCCGAGACCCGGTGA
- a CDS encoding NUDIX hydrolase, translated as MTEPETPPMATPRVAAGALFFDDAGRILLVRPAYKNHWDIPGGYVEPGESPRAACIREIAEELGLTVEVGRLLVVDWAPAPAEGDKLLFIFDAGTMSADDQDRIIFKDREVTEYRFIAPDSLDSYGPDRLTRRIRTAVTNRTGKGNSYAEHGIGSH; from the coding sequence GTGACCGAGCCCGAGACACCGCCCATGGCGACCCCACGCGTTGCCGCTGGCGCACTCTTCTTCGACGACGCCGGCCGCATCCTCCTCGTACGGCCTGCCTACAAGAACCACTGGGACATCCCCGGCGGCTACGTCGAGCCCGGCGAGTCACCCCGCGCCGCATGCATACGCGAGATCGCCGAGGAACTCGGACTCACCGTTGAAGTCGGACGCCTCCTGGTCGTCGACTGGGCACCCGCGCCCGCCGAAGGCGACAAGCTCCTCTTCATCTTCGACGCCGGCACCATGAGTGCGGACGACCAGGACCGGATCATCTTCAAGGATCGAGAGGTCACCGAGTACCGGTTCATCGCTCCGGACAGCCTCGACAGCTACGGCCCCGATCGCCTGACCCGGCGAATCCGGACAGCCGTAACCAACCGAACCGGAAAAGGCAACAGCTACGCAGAGCACGGCATCGGATCACACTGA
- a CDS encoding glycosyltransferase codes for MRVVVTIEARFTRTPDGAIWTQTGQDHQFWSGYLTAFDQVRAVARVRDVAEPAAEAKRVDGPDVEVWPVPYYLGPYRYLAHRAAIGRAVRASAGPRDAVILRAPSPIGTILAAVRDRLRLPYAMEVVGDPSDLFAPGVVDHPLRPVLRRLYVDRLRRQCRSAVGAAYVTDRFLQSRYPTAPGAVNVAVSDVDLAPVAYVDTARPAAPTRRPTTLISVGSLEQRYKGIDTVIAALAALTATSRAVRLVHIGDGRYRSELVDLARRYGVADRVVFTGALPGGDAVRRELDAADLFVMPSRTEGMPRALIEAMARALPAIGSTVGGIPELLPPGSLVPPDDPGRWADAIAALLDQPERMAADSARNLSRARDFSADLLTARRNAYYRAVAEATAERTGQPTRKRTGPGTGQRGRAGAATRSLA; via the coding sequence ATGCGCGTGGTGGTGACCATCGAGGCGCGGTTCACCCGCACCCCGGACGGCGCGATCTGGACCCAGACCGGCCAGGACCACCAGTTCTGGAGCGGGTATCTGACCGCCTTCGACCAGGTCCGGGCCGTCGCCCGGGTACGCGACGTGGCCGAGCCGGCCGCCGAGGCGAAACGGGTCGACGGACCCGACGTCGAGGTCTGGCCGGTGCCGTACTACCTCGGGCCCTACCGTTACCTGGCCCACCGGGCGGCGATCGGCCGGGCGGTCCGGGCGTCCGCCGGCCCGCGAGACGCGGTGATCCTGCGCGCACCGTCACCGATCGGCACGATCCTCGCCGCCGTCCGCGACCGCCTCCGGTTGCCGTACGCGATGGAGGTCGTCGGCGATCCGTCCGACCTGTTCGCCCCCGGCGTGGTGGACCACCCGCTGCGGCCCGTCCTGCGGCGGCTGTACGTCGACCGGCTGCGCCGGCAATGCCGGTCCGCCGTCGGTGCCGCCTACGTCACCGACCGGTTCCTGCAGTCCCGATACCCGACCGCGCCGGGCGCGGTGAACGTCGCGGTCTCCGACGTCGACCTCGCCCCGGTGGCGTACGTCGACACCGCCCGACCCGCCGCACCAACCCGCCGTCCCACCACGCTGATCTCCGTCGGCTCGCTGGAGCAGCGGTACAAGGGCATCGACACCGTCATCGCCGCGCTCGCCGCCCTGACGGCCACCAGCCGGGCGGTCCGGCTGGTGCACATCGGCGACGGCCGCTACCGGTCCGAGCTGGTCGACCTGGCCCGCCGGTACGGCGTCGCCGACCGGGTGGTCTTCACCGGCGCGCTGCCCGGCGGCGACGCCGTCCGCCGCGAACTCGACGCCGCCGACCTGTTCGTCATGCCGTCGCGCACCGAGGGGATGCCCCGCGCGTTGATCGAGGCGATGGCGCGGGCCCTGCCCGCGATCGGTTCCACCGTGGGCGGCATTCCCGAACTGCTGCCGCCCGGCTCGCTCGTCCCGCCGGACGATCCCGGCCGCTGGGCCGACGCGATCGCGGCGCTACTGGACCAGCCGGAGCGGATGGCGGCGGACTCGGCCCGCAACCTCAGCCGGGCCCGGGACTTCTCGGCCGACCTGCTGACCGCCCGACGCAACGCCTACTACCGGGCCGTCGCCGAGGCGACCGCCGAACGTACCGGCCAGCCGACTCGGAAGCGGACCGGACCGGGCACCGGCCAGCGCGGCCGGGCCGGCGCGGCAACGAGGAGTCTCGCGTGA
- a CDS encoding SDR family NAD(P)-dependent oxidoreductase produces MNLTGNTIFVPGATSGIGLALAQRLQTNGNTVIVGGRRTALLDALAAEHGFGTVPIDIADPESVATATASVVERYPDLNVLIAMAGIMRAEDWTTAGFLADAEQVVTTNLLGPIRLIAALTEHLRTRPGAAIVTVSSGLAHVPLRVTPTYNATKAAIHRLSETLRLQLAPVGVQVIELVPPSVRTALLPGQETSEFAMPLDEFADEVVSLIQADPNADEILVDRVKFLRYAEVRGDYDQVVATLNAADPHAR; encoded by the coding sequence ATGAACCTGACCGGAAACACCATCTTCGTGCCCGGTGCCACCTCCGGCATCGGGCTCGCCCTGGCCCAGCGGCTGCAGACCAACGGCAACACCGTGATCGTCGGCGGGCGGCGCACCGCCCTGCTCGACGCGCTCGCCGCCGAACACGGATTCGGCACCGTACCCATCGACATCGCCGACCCGGAGTCGGTCGCGACGGCGACCGCGAGCGTCGTCGAGCGCTACCCGGACCTGAACGTCCTGATCGCGATGGCCGGCATCATGCGTGCCGAGGACTGGACCACCGCCGGCTTCCTCGCCGACGCCGAACAGGTCGTCACGACCAACCTGCTCGGCCCGATCCGGCTGATCGCCGCGTTGACCGAGCACCTGCGGACCCGCCCCGGCGCCGCGATCGTGACCGTCTCCTCGGGCTTGGCGCACGTCCCGCTGCGCGTGACGCCGACCTACAACGCCACCAAGGCCGCCATCCACCGGCTCAGCGAGACGCTGCGGCTGCAACTGGCGCCAGTGGGTGTCCAGGTGATCGAGTTGGTTCCACCCTCCGTACGGACCGCGCTGTTGCCCGGGCAGGAGACCTCGGAGTTCGCGATGCCGCTCGACGAGTTCGCCGACGAGGTCGTCAGCCTGATCCAGGCCGACCCGAACGCCGACGAGATCCTGGTCGACCGGGTCAAATTCCTGCGGTACGCCGAGGTACGCGGCGACTACGACCAGGTGGTGGCCACCCTCAACGCCGCCGACCCGCACGCCCGCTGA